From Geitlerinema sp. PCC 9228, a single genomic window includes:
- a CDS encoding glycosyltransferase, with amino-acid sequence MWEIVVFNGISLLALPTSLLSLFLWLGLWFWRGNFWRLDWQIEKEPRANRPLFSYPPICAVIPARNEAATLPQTLRSLCQQDYPGPFTIIIVDDGSTDGTADAARSLLEQIPSPPPVKIITANPLPAGWTGKLWALQQGIDTAETQTPTPEYFLLTDADIQHDAASLRRLVAKAKGENLDLLSVMVKLRCKSFWERLLIPAFVFFFQKIYPFAWVNHPNRSTAAAAGGCSLLRRQAYHRIGKLAAIRQALIDDCSLAKVVKDSSQPSSGIWLGLSTSTHSLRVYSSLADIWHMVARTAFAQLNYSPWLLLGTIAGMLLVYIVPVAAIVWGIWLQNWQVAVTGLVTWLLMAKLYYPTVRFYQQLPIWSFALPAIAFFYTLMTLDSAWRHWRGKGGWWKGRVYRQTSQ; translated from the coding sequence GTGTGGGAAATCGTTGTATTTAATGGAATATCGTTGCTTGCCTTACCAACCAGTCTTCTATCCTTATTCCTTTGGTTGGGATTGTGGTTCTGGCGAGGTAATTTTTGGCGGTTGGATTGGCAAATCGAAAAGGAACCGAGAGCAAATAGACCCTTATTTTCCTATCCCCCCATTTGTGCGGTTATTCCAGCGCGTAACGAAGCCGCTACCTTACCGCAAACCTTGCGATCGCTTTGCCAACAAGACTATCCTGGTCCTTTTACCATTATCATTGTAGACGATGGCAGTACCGACGGCACCGCCGACGCTGCCAGGTCGCTGCTGGAACAAATACCATCACCACCCCCGGTAAAAATTATAACTGCCAACCCCCTACCTGCTGGTTGGACTGGAAAACTCTGGGCGTTGCAACAGGGAATCGATACCGCCGAAACCCAAACCCCAACCCCCGAATATTTTCTCCTCACCGATGCCGATATCCAACACGATGCGGCGAGTTTGCGGCGTTTGGTAGCCAAAGCCAAAGGGGAAAACCTGGATTTGCTTTCGGTGATGGTAAAATTGCGGTGCAAAAGTTTTTGGGAACGCTTGCTCATCCCCGCTTTTGTGTTCTTTTTCCAAAAAATCTATCCCTTTGCCTGGGTCAATCATCCCAATCGTTCCACCGCCGCTGCTGCTGGGGGATGTAGTTTGTTACGTCGGCAAGCTTACCACCGCATTGGCAAACTGGCAGCCATTCGCCAGGCATTGATTGACGATTGCTCTCTAGCCAAGGTAGTTAAAGATAGCAGCCAACCATCGTCAGGCATTTGGTTGGGGTTAAGTACTTCCACCCATAGTTTGCGGGTTTATTCATCCCTCGCCGATATTTGGCATATGGTAGCACGGACGGCATTTGCTCAATTAAATTATTCTCCGTGGTTGCTGCTGGGAACCATAGCAGGAATGTTACTGGTTTATATCGTACCCGTGGCTGCCATAGTTTGGGGAATATGGCTGCAGAACTGGCAGGTAGCGGTTACCGGCTTGGTCACCTGGCTGCTGATGGCAAAGTTGTACTATCCCACAGTACGATTTTACCAACAATTGCCGATTTGGTCTTTTGCCCTCCCCGCGATCGCATTTTTCTATACACTAATGACCTTAGATTCGGCATGGCGTCACTGGCGAGGCAAAGGGGGGTGGTGGAAAGGTCGCGTTTACCGGCAAACTTCCCAATAA
- a CDS encoding calcium-binding protein, whose product MIANSHSFPTKRHQFDEIAETPHLISIWQPTQKWLQEFAATPDFRDTMQQVFGNHANVTNLQKKWASGDFATLPDIQILPATRINGSNGAFAAETNTIYLSQELLSKNVEGSRQVFLEEYGHYLDSQLTAKDAPGDEGAIFANLVRGNTLSQQEITRLQAEDDTATISLDGNPVNIEQNFLGISIPDNFFSNSLDFINNLIETPRQFLSDVLEQTSTQLPDDLSLDNLVSDLQETAFNQAVDFLGRVENFSFPEFDSILFGDSQNINDLIDGISQNIGDIFAFAGEGNDILLGGSGVDVLSGNDGDDSIFGGQDEDILNGDDGNNIIFGGQQRDVINGGNGNNLLSGDLGEDTLTGGGGEDRFLLRDVAGADIVTDFADGIDSLLLPAVGFPLASSALSFADLNIFQAAGGTVISAGGNIIAALTGVDATSITEEDFQEVSSL is encoded by the coding sequence ATGATAGCAAATTCCCACAGTTTTCCCACCAAACGCCACCAATTCGACGAAATCGCCGAAACTCCCCACCTAATTTCCATCTGGCAACCCACTCAGAAATGGTTGCAGGAATTTGCTGCCACCCCCGATTTTCGGGATACCATGCAGCAAGTTTTTGGAAACCATGCCAACGTTACCAATCTGCAAAAAAAGTGGGCAAGTGGTGATTTCGCAACCTTACCCGACATCCAAATTCTTCCTGCCACCAGGATAAATGGTTCAAATGGTGCTTTTGCCGCCGAAACCAATACAATTTATTTATCCCAAGAATTGTTAAGTAAGAATGTAGAAGGATCGAGGCAAGTATTTCTCGAAGAATACGGTCACTACCTAGACTCGCAGCTAACAGCAAAAGATGCTCCTGGTGATGAAGGGGCTATTTTTGCCAACTTGGTTCGAGGGAATACTTTGAGTCAGCAGGAGATAACCCGGTTGCAGGCTGAGGATGATACGGCAACAATTTCTTTGGATGGAAATCCCGTTAATATCGAACAAAATTTCCTCGGTATCAGTATCCCCGATAATTTCTTCTCCAATTCCCTCGATTTTATCAACAACTTAATTGAAACGCCACGCCAATTTCTCAGCGATGTCTTAGAGCAAACCTCTACACAACTACCTGACGACTTATCTTTGGATAATTTAGTCAGCGATTTACAAGAAACTGCTTTCAACCAAGCCGTTGATTTTCTCGGTCGCGTCGAAAACTTTTCCTTCCCAGAATTTGATAGCATTCTCTTTGGCGATTCGCAAAATATTAATGATTTAATCGATGGTATCAGTCAAAATATTGGCGATATTTTTGCTTTTGCTGGAGAAGGCAACGATATTCTTTTAGGCGGATCGGGGGTGGATGTTCTCAGTGGTAACGACGGCGATGATAGCATCTTTGGCGGTCAAGATGAGGATATTCTCAACGGCGACGACGGTAACAATATTATCTTTGGCGGTCAGCAACGAGATGTTATCAATGGTGGCAACGGCAACAATCTTCTCAGTGGCGATTTGGGAGAAGATACCCTCACCGGTGGTGGTGGAGAGGATCGCTTTTTGTTACGAGATGTTGCTGGTGCTGACATCGTTACCGATTTTGCAGATGGGATTGATTCTCTTTTGCTACCTGCTGTTGGATTTCCATTGGCATCTAGTGCTTTGAGTTTCGCGGATCTCAATATTTTCCAAGCTGCAGGTGGCACTGTAATTTCTGCTGGTGGCAATATAATTGCTGCCCTTACAGGTGTAGATGCTACAAGTATTACTGAGGAAGATTTTCAAGAAGTTTCTAGTCTCTAA
- the hpnH gene encoding adenosyl-hopene transferase HpnH: MAIHLEQALAVGKYIVTQRLQGRKRFPLVLMLEPLFRCNLACPGCGKIQHPKEILKSQLSPQECFAAAEECGAPVVSIPGGEPFLHPQIDEIVAGLVQRKKFVYLCTNGLLLEKNLDKFKPSPYLTFSVHLDGNRQTHDRCVNREGVFDIAVSAIRAAKAKGFRVTTNTTVFDGVDPKEMQDFFDFLTEDLEVDGMMVSPGYSYEKAPDQDHFLKREQTKALFRQILQPFNAGKKNWRFNHNPLFLDFLTGEKDYECTPWGSPSYSVFGWQKPCYLLDEGHYDTFQELLEKTDWNQYGRSSGNPKCADCMVHCGYEPTAAMDAMNPANMGRALGALFDK; this comes from the coding sequence ATGGCTATCCATTTAGAACAAGCCTTGGCAGTGGGAAAATACATCGTGACCCAGCGTTTGCAAGGTCGCAAACGGTTTCCCCTGGTTTTGATGCTCGAACCTCTATTTCGCTGCAATTTAGCTTGCCCCGGTTGTGGAAAAATCCAACATCCTAAAGAAATTCTCAAAAGCCAACTTTCCCCCCAAGAATGCTTTGCTGCTGCCGAAGAATGTGGCGCGCCAGTGGTTTCCATTCCCGGCGGCGAACCATTTTTGCACCCCCAAATCGATGAAATTGTAGCAGGATTGGTGCAGCGGAAAAAATTTGTTTACCTGTGTACCAACGGTTTGCTGCTGGAAAAAAATTTAGATAAATTTAAACCTTCCCCCTACCTAACATTTAGCGTGCATTTGGATGGGAATCGCCAAACCCACGACCGCTGCGTCAACCGGGAAGGAGTATTTGATATTGCTGTTTCCGCCATTCGCGCCGCCAAAGCCAAAGGATTTCGGGTAACCACAAATACAACCGTTTTTGATGGTGTAGACCCCAAAGAAATGCAGGACTTTTTTGACTTCCTGACTGAGGATTTGGAAGTGGATGGCATGATGGTTTCCCCGGGATATAGCTATGAAAAAGCACCCGACCAAGACCATTTTCTCAAACGAGAGCAAACCAAAGCGCTCTTTCGACAAATTTTGCAACCATTTAACGCTGGTAAGAAAAATTGGCGTTTCAATCACAATCCCCTATTTCTGGATTTTCTCACCGGCGAAAAAGATTACGAATGCACACCTTGGGGAAGCCCTAGCTACAGCGTTTTTGGATGGCAAAAGCCTTGTTATTTGCTAGATGAAGGGCATTACGACACCTTCCAAGAGTTATTGGAAAAAACTGATTGGAATCAGTACGGTCGCAGCAGCGGCAATCCCAAATGTGCCGATTGCATGGTTCACTGCGGCTACGAACCCACAGCAGCCATGGATGCCATGAATCCTGCTAATATGGGTCGTGCGTTGGGTGCTCTGTTCGACAAGTAA
- a CDS encoding J domain-containing protein yields the protein MSPSSRPSRKKQKLNPDADSNSLAPSSYHQQFQNLNEQRQWLLKQIQRKKSELQNFLNQAHDIRSEMLQRGANIHAKWRNLDEELHQFFEEILSSEDMGDWESKEVQKWYRRLQLSGLISPRMSRQELIQTFVQEKFPFLDDEAAEAMQQMYEQQFEETTSGDRDGHHHFSAEDFSSENNESQESQSPETSRQIRQTFLRLAEVFHPDKVTDDEVQKHYSEIMKEVNSAYQQRDLARLLELERKYEAGEKITVESSSESEVKRQCEQLEEDNLLLQVQYENLKAEVRQMRNSEEGKIVTEYRRAQRQRWDFISQVLEEEKMQVNTLEAFRNLVEKLRDRKIGVKKFLRELQTL from the coding sequence ATGTCACCTTCTAGCCGCCCATCCCGAAAAAAGCAGAAACTCAACCCAGACGCCGATAGCAATTCGCTAGCGCCTTCTTCCTACCACCAACAGTTTCAAAATCTCAACGAACAACGCCAGTGGCTGCTCAAACAAATTCAACGCAAGAAAAGCGAGCTGCAAAACTTTCTCAATCAAGCCCATGACATTCGCTCGGAAATGCTGCAGCGGGGTGCAAACATTCACGCAAAATGGAGAAATTTGGATGAAGAACTCCACCAGTTCTTTGAGGAAATTTTATCCAGTGAAGATATGGGGGATTGGGAAAGCAAAGAAGTACAAAAGTGGTACCGGCGGCTACAACTGAGCGGTTTGATTTCTCCTCGCATGAGCCGTCAAGAACTCATTCAAACCTTCGTGCAAGAAAAATTTCCCTTTCTCGATGATGAGGCAGCGGAAGCCATGCAGCAAATGTACGAACAACAGTTTGAAGAAACCACCAGCGGCGATCGCGATGGGCACCACCATTTTTCCGCAGAAGATTTTTCCTCAGAAAACAACGAATCTCAAGAAAGCCAATCCCCAGAAACTTCCCGACAAATTCGCCAAACCTTTCTCCGTCTTGCGGAAGTGTTTCATCCCGATAAAGTAACCGACGATGAGGTGCAAAAACACTATTCTGAGATTATGAAAGAAGTGAATAGTGCTTACCAGCAAAGGGATTTGGCGCGGTTGTTGGAATTGGAACGCAAATACGAAGCGGGAGAAAAAATTACGGTGGAAAGTTCTTCGGAAAGCGAAGTGAAACGGCAGTGCGAGCAGTTGGAAGAAGACAATCTTCTGTTGCAAGTACAATACGAAAATTTAAAAGCCGAAGTGCGTCAAATGCGCAACAGCGAAGAAGGGAAAATCGTAACGGAATACCGGCGCGCCCAACGCCAACGCTGGGATTTTATTTCTCAGGTTTTGGAAGAGGAGAAAATGCAGGTGAATACGCTAGAAGCGTTTCGCAATTTGGTAGAAAAATTGCGCGATCGCAAAATTGGCGTGAAGAAATTTTTACGGGAGTTGCAAACTCTATAA
- a CDS encoding efflux RND transporter permease subunit: MAKPSFRDRFNLSWWSIRHSWLSVSVWLAVAVAGVLAFGSLKYALLPEISFPVTVVRAQAALETALATESQLTSPLETQLAAIEGLKEMRSSTYPGRTTISLAFRGGTNLTSASDRVEERLSGVSNLPPNTSYEVVPFDLNESAVASYAINSNSYKLQELAEIARERVIPPLESLPGVRRVDLLGTLTAAAASDKQPTLVRFNRENALAFRAIKSAEANTLEIIAQVEREVKRLQEELPQVQLSPAATEAKFIRESIQATIDALAVAILLSVLVIWGFLRNWRATLLSALAIPTSLLATFVVMAIFGFELEVITLLALALVIGILVDDAIVEVENISRHMENSESAKQATFTATQEIGVTVSAATLTIVAVFLPIGFMGGVLGQFFKPFGITVSAAVLASLLVARTLLPPLAAKWLPLQSPNPQTSRTWERFRDRYASWLKWSLRHRRTILILAIASFLAGLALIPLIPKGFIPQLDRGAFYVTYETSLPGATRHSPQTAFTASQEVAAELEATIFPLAEVESIFTVIGDRGRPNTGRMYVKLAENRQKTTAQIQDELRAALPKQEGVTTSVTDIPFVDLGEEKPIQLALVGENMTKLSEAAKNIQAKLEAEPGFVDISVRTSQTQNNRRNQFLQIERLNGQRAAYIQANFNQQQNLGDATDRAVAIAQSILPANIDLDLGGDSQRGVEILSSFAATLVLSLVFMFVVLLVLFHRWQDPMVVMLSLPLATVGAMLGLLVARSDFGMISLIGIIFLLGLIDKNAILIVDYTNQLRRWGLSRHEALLQAAPARLRPILMTTVSTILGMLPIALGWGAGSQLRSPMAIAIIGGLITSSLLSLLVVPVLYTLLEDMRGYFMPNRQKNQS; this comes from the coding sequence ATGGCAAAACCTTCGTTTCGCGATCGTTTCAATCTCTCTTGGTGGTCCATTCGTCATTCCTGGCTGAGCGTCAGTGTGTGGCTGGCGGTAGCGGTAGCTGGGGTATTGGCGTTTGGTTCTTTAAAATATGCTTTGCTACCGGAAATTAGCTTTCCCGTGACGGTAGTTCGCGCTCAAGCTGCCTTGGAAACGGCTCTCGCCACGGAGTCGCAGCTTACTTCCCCTTTGGAAACCCAACTCGCTGCCATCGAGGGTCTCAAGGAAATGCGTTCCTCTACCTATCCCGGTAGAACCACCATCAGTTTAGCATTTCGCGGTGGCACGAACCTCACTTCGGCCAGCGATCGCGTTGAGGAGCGATTGTCAGGGGTTTCTAACTTACCCCCCAATACCTCCTACGAAGTGGTTCCCTTTGACCTCAACGAATCGGCAGTGGCTAGCTACGCCATCAACAGCAACAGCTACAAATTGCAAGAACTAGCAGAAATTGCTAGAGAACGCGTTATACCGCCTTTAGAATCCCTTCCTGGCGTTCGTCGGGTGGACCTTTTGGGAACTCTTACTGCTGCGGCAGCATCCGACAAGCAGCCTACCCTCGTCCGCTTCAACCGGGAAAATGCTTTGGCGTTTCGCGCTATCAAATCGGCTGAAGCCAACACCTTAGAAATTATCGCGCAAGTGGAACGGGAAGTCAAACGCTTGCAAGAAGAACTCCCGCAAGTACAGCTTTCGCCAGCAGCAACGGAAGCCAAGTTTATCCGCGAATCCATTCAAGCCACCATCGATGCGTTGGCGGTAGCTATTCTCTTATCGGTGTTGGTGATTTGGGGATTTTTGCGCAACTGGCGCGCCACGTTGCTCAGTGCTTTAGCCATTCCCACGTCGCTGCTGGCTACGTTTGTGGTGATGGCAATTTTTGGTTTTGAGTTGGAAGTAATTACGCTGCTGGCTTTGGCTTTGGTGATTGGTATTTTGGTTGACGATGCTATTGTGGAAGTTGAGAATATCAGCCGCCACATGGAAAATTCAGAAAGTGCAAAACAAGCGACTTTTACCGCTACCCAAGAAATTGGGGTGACAGTTTCGGCAGCTACGCTGACGATTGTAGCCGTGTTTCTGCCTATTGGGTTTATGGGAGGTGTTTTGGGTCAGTTTTTCAAGCCGTTTGGAATTACGGTTTCGGCGGCGGTGTTGGCTTCCCTGTTGGTGGCACGTACGTTGCTACCGCCTCTGGCAGCCAAATGGTTGCCCCTACAATCCCCCAACCCGCAAACCAGTCGCACTTGGGAACGCTTTCGCGATCGCTATGCCAGTTGGTTGAAGTGGTCGCTGCGTCACCGCCGTACGATTCTTATTCTAGCGATCGCAAGTTTTTTGGCGGGGTTGGCACTGATTCCCCTGATTCCCAAAGGATTTATCCCCCAATTGGACCGCGGTGCGTTTTATGTCACCTACGAAACTTCCCTGCCAGGGGCAACCCGGCACTCTCCCCAAACAGCATTTACCGCTTCCCAGGAAGTGGCGGCTGAGCTGGAAGCGACCATTTTCCCCTTGGCTGAGGTAGAATCCATTTTTACTGTCATTGGCGATCGCGGCAGACCCAACACCGGTAGAATGTATGTCAAGCTTGCCGAAAACAGACAAAAAACAACGGCCCAAATACAAGACGAATTGCGTGCTGCTTTGCCCAAGCAAGAAGGCGTCACCACCAGCGTTACAGATATTCCTTTTGTCGATTTGGGGGAAGAAAAACCCATTCAACTAGCTTTGGTGGGAGAAAATATGACCAAGTTGAGCGAAGCAGCGAAAAATATCCAAGCAAAACTCGAAGCAGAACCTGGATTTGTCGATATTTCCGTACGCACCAGCCAGACGCAAAACAATCGTAGGAACCAATTTTTGCAAATAGAACGTTTGAACGGCCAGCGTGCTGCTTATATTCAGGCGAATTTTAACCAGCAGCAAAATTTAGGCGATGCCACTGACCGTGCCGTCGCGATCGCGCAATCCATTCTACCAGCAAACATCGATTTAGATTTGGGAGGAGATTCCCAACGCGGTGTGGAAATTCTCAGTAGTTTTGCGGCTACCCTGGTGCTGTCGTTGGTCTTCATGTTTGTTGTATTGCTGGTGCTGTTCCATCGATGGCAAGACCCCATGGTGGTCATGCTCTCGTTACCCCTGGCCACCGTAGGTGCCATGTTAGGATTGCTGGTAGCGCGCAGCGATTTCGGCATGATTTCCCTAATTGGCATTATCTTTTTGTTGGGACTAATTGACAAAAATGCCATTTTAATAGTAGATTACACAAACCAGTTGCGCCGTTGGGGATTGAGCCGCCACGAAGCTCTCTTGCAGGCAGCACCCGCGCGTTTGCGTCCCATTTTAATGACCACCGTATCCACCATTTTAGGTATGTTGCCCATTGCTTTGGGCTGGGGTGCGGGGTCGCAATTGCGATCGCCCATGGCAATTGCTATTATTGGTGGTTTAATTACCTCCAGTCTTTTAAGCTTGCTGGTGGTTCCCGTTCTATATACCTTATTAGAAGATATGCGAGGCTATTTCATGCCCAACCGGCAGAAAAACCAATCGTAA
- a CDS encoding putative Ig domain-containing protein, whose product ANDRLTYTANLSDGSNLPNWLNFNSQTGEFSGTPSNSDIQNIDIQVTATDSDGESVEDSFQLNVSNTNNAPNIISANTVSVAENTRKVMTVAAADADGDTLTFFLSGGSDLEQFDIDRNSGEITFKTFPDFETPTDSNSDNIYQVEVTTEDGNTGSDVETIQVRVDDVLNENISHKNTDSGNENTNNNTSDPSGHSGNVNDSNQDNVTGNTNDGVADISDQNTDNGNTSDGITDSSSEHTGDHLAGGDITNQPPSIDHISLEKTVSTNNRIPLEKDIFADVFVDVEGEPLYSIRIDRLPDNGTLLLNDRLVNLGQTIPASELPFLTLEPNKDNKNTIEFYWNASDGQRFSLFSKTIEIEVQAVEETVGGSAILTAGERENQGVTPQDDKFAASDENNAIAALSGSDKIYGNGGSDLINGNQGNDTLEGGDGNDTIFGGQQADIINGGNGNDFLSGDLQEDTLTGSDGEDRFLLRNISGADIIADFEDGIDALVLPTSNFPLQPNSLTLEDLTIFQAEGGTVISVNGNAIAGLTGINATNLTEEDFQQVSSI is encoded by the coding sequence GCCAACGACCGTCTCACCTACACCGCCAACCTATCCGATGGTTCCAATTTACCTAATTGGTTAAACTTCAACAGCCAAACAGGAGAGTTTTCGGGAACTCCCAGCAATAGCGATATCCAAAATATAGATATTCAGGTCACGGCTACCGATAGCGATGGCGAATCTGTAGAAGATAGCTTTCAACTGAATGTGTCGAATACCAACAATGCTCCCAATATTATCTCTGCCAATACAGTTTCTGTTGCGGAAAACACCAGAAAAGTCATGACGGTTGCAGCCGCTGATGCAGACGGCGACACCCTCACATTTTTTCTTTCCGGCGGTAGCGACTTAGAACAGTTTGACATTGACAGGAACAGCGGAGAAATAACTTTTAAAACATTTCCTGACTTCGAGACCCCCACCGACTCTAATAGCGACAATATCTACCAAGTTGAAGTCACCACTGAAGATGGCAATACCGGTAGCGATGTAGAAACCATCCAGGTGAGGGTTGACGATGTTCTTAACGAAAATATTAGTCATAAGAACACCGATAGTGGCAACGAGAACACCAACAATAACACGAGCGACCCCTCTGGTCATAGTGGTAATGTCAACGACAGCAACCAAGATAATGTGACTGGCAATACGAATGATGGTGTAGCCGATATTAGCGACCAAAATACCGACAATGGCAATACCAGCGATGGCATCACTGATAGCAGCAGCGAACATACAGGTGACCATCTTGCTGGCGGCGATATCACCAATCAACCTCCCAGTATCGACCACATTTCCTTAGAAAAAACTGTATCTACTAACAACCGAATCCCTTTAGAAAAAGATATTTTTGCAGATGTATTTGTTGATGTAGAAGGTGAGCCACTTTATTCTATACGGATCGATCGCTTACCTGACAATGGTACTTTATTGCTCAACGATCGACTAGTAAATTTGGGACAAACTATCCCAGCCAGCGAACTCCCTTTTCTAACTTTAGAACCCAATAAAGACAATAAAAACACAATTGAATTTTATTGGAATGCCTCTGATGGGCAACGTTTTTCTCTTTTTAGTAAAACTATAGAAATTGAAGTGCAAGCAGTGGAAGAGACGGTTGGCGGTTCGGCTATACTGACCGCAGGGGAAAGGGAAAATCAAGGGGTAACTCCCCAGGATGACAAGTTTGCCGCTTCTGATGAAAACAATGCGATCGCGGCTTTATCAGGGAGCGATAAAATTTACGGTAACGGTGGCAGCGACCTTATCAATGGCAACCAAGGAAATGATACTTTAGAAGGCGGTGACGGCAACGACACGATTTTCGGCGGTCAACAAGCGGATATCATCAACGGCGGCAACGGCAACGACTTTCTCAGCGGTGACTTGCAAGAAGACACGCTAACCGGTAGTGATGGGGAAGACCGCTTCTTGTTACGCAACATATCCGGTGCTGATATTATCGCAGATTTTGAAGATGGCATTGATGCTCTCGTATTACCCACAAGCAACTTTCCCTTACAGCCAAACAGTTTGACTTTGGAAGATTTAACCATTTTCCAAGCCGAAGGTGGCACGGTAATTTCGGTTAACGGCAATGCCATCGCCGGTTTGACTGGTATCAATGCCACCAATCTAACCGAAGAGGATTTCCAACAGGTTTCTAGTATTTAG